A DNA window from Callospermophilus lateralis isolate mCalLat2 chromosome X, mCalLat2.hap1, whole genome shotgun sequence contains the following coding sequences:
- the Foxr2 gene encoding forkhead box protein R2 — MDLKLKNPDFWYSLHGHVPGLLDWDMGNEFFLPCTTDQSPLAEQNLVKYKIRVMKPPEVPQEWKSGPDEDALQSEPNLWMWVNPNIVCPLSSQEAPKPNSKDLTSLASSPQAPTKDEESNFSEAQGVLESLPLSPSEQSPQQKYLLSSPSDCELTEEEAEEQEDKSSEALMALNKRDCFQKPKLWQANNQERKSWPRPPLNYSHLIALALRNSPPCGLNVQQIYNFTRQHFPFFWTAPDGWKNTIRHNLCFLGSFEKVPVTVQDEADAKPRSCLWRLTEEGYRHFKEDTRLLASARRESIQQCMSQPDLMSSLFDL; from the coding sequence ATggacctaaagctaaaaaatccTGACTTCTGGTACAGTCTTCATGGACATGTTCCAGGACTTCTGGACTGGGACATGGGGAATGAGTTCTTCTTGCCTTGTACCACAGACCAGAGCCCTTTAGCTGAGCAGAACCTTGTTAAATACAAAATACGAGTAATGAAGCCCCCAGAAGTACCCCAGGAGTGGAAATCTGGTCCTGATGAAGATGCTCTTCAGTCTGAACCCAACTTGTGGATGTGGGTGAACCCAAACATTGTGTGCCCTCTCAGCAGCCAGGAGGCCCCAAAGCCCAATAGTAAGGATCTGACAAGCTTGGCTTCTTCCCCTCAGGCACCCACAAAAGATGAAGAGTCTAACTTCTCAGAGGCTCAGGGAGTGTTGGAGTCCCTGCCACTTTCCCCCAGTGAGCAGTCTCCCCAACAGAAGTACCTCCTCTCTTCCCCAAGTGACTGTGAGCTCACAGAAGAGGAAGCTGAGGAACAAGAGGACAAGTCTTCTGAGGCCCTCATGGCCCTTAACAAAAGGGACTGCTTCCAGAAGCCAAAGCTGTGGCAAGCTAACAACCAGGAAAGAAAATCCTGGCCAAGGCCCCCACTCAATTATAGCCATCTCATTGCCCTAGCATTAAGAAACAGCCCTCCTTGTGGTCTTAATGTGCAACAGATCTACAATTTCACTCGACAGCATTTCCCCTTTTTCTGGACAGCTCCAGATGGCTGGAAAAACACCATTCGCCACAACCTCTGCTTCCTAGGCAGCTTTGAAAAGGTGCCAGTCACTGTTCAGGATGAGGCTGATGCAAAACCTCGGTCTTGCCTCTGGAGGCTCACCGAGGAGGGATACCGCCACTTTAAGGAGGATACTCGTCTCTTAGCCTCTGCTCGAAGAGAGAGCATCCAACAGTGCATGAGCCAACCAGATTTGATGTCCTCCCTCTTTGACCTTTGA